In one Chelmon rostratus isolate fCheRos1 chromosome 7, fCheRos1.pri, whole genome shotgun sequence genomic region, the following are encoded:
- the LOC121609256 gene encoding extracellular calcium-sensing receptor-like produces MPEPQTCTGSIDSRELRFARAMIFAIEEINNSTELLPGIKLGYEIHDSCTSVPVAVHVAFQLSNGLDPVFHTGDSCSQSGVVMAIVGESGSTPSISMARILGSVNIPQVSYFATCACLSDKQQYPSFFRTIPSDQFQADALAKLVKHFGWTWIGAVRSDSDYGNNGMASFLEATQKEGICVEYSESFHRAHPRSRIQRVADVIRRSTAMVIVAFAASGELRILLEELSLKPSPPRQWIGSEAWVTNRDMLRFTFCAGAIGFGIQQSVIPGLRDFLLDLSPTEVAASPVLTEFWEDSFNCRLEKSAAIEKSLCDGNEDIETLQSPYTDTSQLRITNMVYKAVYAIAHAIHNVVCQDTNSTTQCDKFTRIEAKQVLNQLKKVNFSQNGYDVSFDANGDPVAKYELVNWQKTESGSIELVTVGLYDASLPVGQEFHINRNLTWMEGGTEVPVSVCSDSCPPGTRKVLQKGKPICCYDCVPCPEGEISNATDSPDCFPCPKEFWPNAERDTCFPKPVEFLSFDEVLGIILAAFSVGGACLAIITAAVFFRHRSSPIVRANNSELSFLLLFSLTLCFLCSLTFIGAPSEWSCMLRHTAFGITFVLCISCVLGKTIVVLMAFKATLPGSNVMKWFGPPQQRMTVVSFTFIQVLICTIWLVVSPPFPMKNLSIYKRRIILECALGSAIGFWAVLGYIGLLAVFCLVLAVLARKLPDNFNEAKLITFSMLIFCAVWITFIPAYVSSPGKFTVAVEIFAILASSFGLTFCIFAPKCFIILFQPEKNTKKHLMNKNQS; encoded by the exons ATGCCTGAGCCACAGACATGCACAGGAAG cattgACTCCCGTGAACTGCGCTTCGCACGTGCAATGATTTTTGCCATTGAGGAGATTAATAACAGCACGGAGCTGCTGCCGGGCATCAAACTCGGTTATGAGATCCATGACTCGTGCACCTCAGTACCCGTGGCGGTGCATGTGGCATTCCAGCTTTCAAACGGCTTGGACCCCGTGTTTCACACCGGTGACAGCTGCTCACAATCTGGTGTGGTGATGGCTATCGTCGGTGAGTCTGGGTCCACGCCATCCATCAGCATGGCACGTATCCTCGGGTCCGTTAACATTCCTCAA GTGAGTTACTTTGCCACTTGTGCATGCCTGTCTGATAAGCAGCAGTACCCGAGTTTCTTCAGAACTATCCCGAGCGATCAGTTCCAGGCTGACGCGCTGGCCAAGCTGGTAAA acactTTGGCTGGACTTGGATAGGTGCCGTCCGGTCAGATTCGGACTATGGCAATAATGGCATGGCATCTTTCCTGGAAGCAACACAGAAGGAGGGGATCTGTGTGGAATACTCTGAATCTTTTCATCGGGCTCACCCACGGAGCAGGATCCAGAGAGTAGCTGATGTTATCCGCAG GTCGACAGCTATGGTTATTGTGGCATTTGCAGCCTCTGGGGAACTGAGGATCCTGTTGGAGGAGCTGTCACTCAAACCCTCTCCACCTCGCCAGTGGATTGGCAGTGAGGCCTGGGTCACCAACCGTGACATGTTGAGATTCACCTTCTGTGCTGGAGCCATCGGATTTGGCATTCAGCAATCTGTCATCCCAGGTCTGAGAGACTTCTTGCTGGATCTCTCTCCTACTGAAGTGGCTGCCTCTCCAGTGCTGACTGAGTTCTGGGAGGATTCATTCAACTGCAGGCTGGAAAAAA GTGCAGCCATAGAAAAGAGTCTGTGTGATGGAAATGAAGACATTGAGACTCTCCAGAGCCCGTACACAGACACATCTCAGCTCCGAATCACTAATATGGTGTACAAGGCTGTTTATGCAATAGCACATGCCATTCATAATGTAGTGTGCCAAGACACAAATTCTACAACTCAGTGTGACAAATTCACCAGGATAGAGGCCAAACAG GTTCTCAATCAGCTGAAGAAAGTGAATTTTTCCCAAAATGGTTATGATGTGTCATTTGATGCCAACGGGGATCCTGTGGCCAAATATGAGCTGGTTAACTGGCAAAAAACTGAGAGTGGCAGCATTGAGTTGGTGACAGTAGGGCTCTACGATGCATCACTGCCGGTGGGCCAGGAGTTCCATATCAACAGGAACCTCACCTGGATGGAGGGTGGCACAGAA GtgcctgtgtcagtgtgcagtgacagctgtccTCCAGGAACTCgtaaagtgctgcagaaaggaaaaccCATCTGCTGTTATGATTGTGTACCATGTCCTGAGGGAGAGATTAGCAATGCTACag attCCCCTGATTGTTTCCCTTGCCCAAAGGAGTTTTGGCctaatgcagagagagacacttgtTTCCCCAAACCTGTAGAGTTTCTTTCCTTTGACGAGGTCCTAGGAATCATCCTGGCTGCATTCTCAGTTGGTGGAGCCTGTCTTGCCATtataacagcagctgtgttcTTTCGTCACAGGTCATCCCCGATTGTCAGGGCCAataactctgagctgagcttcctgctgctcttctctctgactctgtgtttcTTATGTTCATTAACTTTCATTGGAGCACCCTCTGAGTGGTCCTGCATGCTGCGTCACACAGCGTTTGGGATCACCTTCgtcctctgcatctcttgtgtTCTAGGAAAAACAATAGTGGTGTTAATGGCCTTCAAAGCTACACTCCCAGGCAGCAATGTCATGAAATGGTTTGGTCCCCCACAACAAAGAATGACTGTCGTGTCTTTCACATTCATTCAAGTTTTAATATGCACTATTTGGCTGGTTGTTAGTCCCCCTTTTCCAATGAAAAATCTATCCATATACAAGAGGAGAATCATCCTGGAGTGTGCATTAGGCTCAGCTATTGGGTTCTGGGCTGTGCTCGGGTACATAGGCCTACTGGCTGTCTTTTGCTTAGTGTTAGCTGTCCTCGCCAGGAAACTACCTGATAATTTTAATGAGGCCAAGCTtatcaccttcagcatgctgatattctGTGCAGTGTGGATCACCTTTATCCCAGCGTATGTCAGCTCTCCTGGGAaatttactgtggctgtggagatATTTGCCATTCTGGCCTCCAGTTTTGGACTTACTTTCTGTATATTTGCTCCAAAGTGTTTCATCATATTGTTTCAGCCAGAGAAGAACACCAAGAAACACTTAATGAACAAAAATCAATCCTAA